From Candidatus Thermoplasmatota archaeon:
GTTTTGTTCTCAGTGTAATGACATTTGTCCTGTTAATTGTCTTAGTATGAGTAATGAATTTTTACTGGCTCATTCAGATTTGTATTCCAAGGATTTAATTGTTGAATAATGATGACTAATTCAACCAAGTTTATCTTCAAAGGTATTGTACAAGGAGTTGGTTTTAGACCAACCATATATCGTGTAGCAACAAAGATGGGTCTAAAAGGCTATGTTTTAAACACCGGCTCTGAAGTAGAGGTTGTTGTTGACAAAAACCCTAATAAGTTTATTGAACAAATCAAAAAGGAATTACCACCTATAGCGAAGATAGATGAGATTATTATTGAGAAAGATAATAGGGTGTTCAAAGATTTCAGGATATTGCATAGCAAAGAGGGTGAGAAACAGTCGCAGGTACCAGCTGATATAGCTACTTGTGATGATTGCTTGGAAGAAATTTTTAACACAAAAAACAGGCGTTATCTTTTCCCTTTTACGAATTGTACTGTTTGTGGGGCTAGATTCAGTCTAATAAAAGATGTTCCTTATGATAGGGAACGTACTTCTATGAGTGATTTCAAGCTATGTGAAAAATGCGAAGAGGAATACAAAAATCCAGCTGATAGAAGGTATCATGCTCAGACTATATCATGCCCATTTTGTGGACCAGAGTATAGGTTATATGATAAAAAAAAGAGGGATCTTGGAGGTAAAGATGCGATTCAGCGATTTGCGCGGTATATAGACGATGGTAGTATAGGAGTTATAAAATCCTGGGGTGGAATGCACATCTGTTGTAAAATTGATGAGATAAAGCATTTCCGTGAATGGTACCATAGACCACAAAAATCTTTTGCTGTAATGGTAAAGAACATTAAAACCGCTGGAAAATATGGTTATATCTCGAAGGATGAACGCAAGCTTTTGTTGTCAGCGAATAAACCTGTTGTTCTTGTTAAAAAGAAAAAAGCAGAAGATGTTTCCCCTGGTCTTAACACAATTGGTTTGTATCTCCCTTACACTGGTCTGCATCATATCCTTTTTTCGTTTCTAGAATCTGATGCAGTTATTATGACTTCTGCAAATATTCCTGGTGAGCCGATGATAACCAGTAATGATGAGGTTTTTTCGTTAGGCGCAGATTATTATCTACTGCATAACAGAGGTATACCAAATAGGGTAGATGATTCGGTTGTTAGAGTGTGGAAGGGAAACAGGTTTTTCCTTCGTAAATCACGTGGTTTTGTACCAGAGCCTTTTGATGTTACTTATGATAAAAATGTTGTTAGTGTTGGTGCTGGTGAGAACATCTGCGGAGCAGTGTCGTGTAACAATAAATTGTATGCTACACAGTACATTGGTGACTCAAAGTATTATTCTGTTTTAGAGTTTCTTGAGCAGGGTCTTAGGCATCTTATGAGATTAATTATGGATAGAAAAGTTGTTGATGCAGTGGCGATGGATCTTCACCCTGGTTATAACTCGAGAGAGAGCGCTAAAAAGTTTTCAGAAGAGTTTTCAGCCCCATTTTTTGAGGTGCAGCATCACTGGGCGCATGCAGCTTCATTGTTACTGGATAACGAGATAGATGAAAGTGTTGTTTTGACGCTTGATGGGCTTGGTTATGGTAGTGATGGTACTTTCTGGGGTGGTGAGGTACTGGTTTCAAGTTTTGATTCTTTTGAACGAGTTGGTCACCTTGAATATATTCCGTTGCTTGGTGGTGACCGAGCTACGATGGACCCACGTAGACTTGTTTTTGCGATATTTAAGAAATTTGATGAAGAAAAATATTTCACTGGGAAAGAAGCGGATGT
This genomic window contains:
- the hypF gene encoding carbamoyltransferase HypF is translated as MMTNSTKFIFKGIVQGVGFRPTIYRVATKMGLKGYVLNTGSEVEVVVDKNPNKFIEQIKKELPPIAKIDEIIIEKDNRVFKDFRILHSKEGEKQSQVPADIATCDDCLEEIFNTKNRRYLFPFTNCTVCGARFSLIKDVPYDRERTSMSDFKLCEKCEEEYKNPADRRYHAQTISCPFCGPEYRLYDKKKRDLGGKDAIQRFARYIDDGSIGVIKSWGGMHICCKIDEIKHFREWYHRPQKSFAVMVKNIKTAGKYGYISKDERKLLLSANKPVVLVKKKKAEDVSPGLNTIGLYLPYTGLHHILFSFLESDAVIMTSANIPGEPMITSNDEVFSLGADYYLLHNRGIPNRVDDSVVRVWKGNRFFLRKSRGFVPEPFDVTYDKNVVSVGAGENICGAVSCNNKLYATQYIGDSKYYSVLEFLEQGLRHLMRLIMDRKVVDAVAMDLHPGYNSRESAKKFSEEFSAPFFEVQHHWAHAASLLLDNEIDESVVLTLDGLGYGSDGTFWGGEVLVSSFDSFERVGHLEYIPLLGGDRATMDPRRLVFAIFKKFDEEKYFTGKEADVLSKIMSKSPKSSSFGRVLDALSCYLDICEKRTYDGEPAMKLERYLALGKPKYSFDTEVKNGVVGTTDLFREVEEKIKTPFTETQKADIAYSMVKSIVDKLVEIAVENAKENSIKTIGLTGGVSYNIPINEMVEKQVNKAGLKLIVHNRVPNGDGGISIGQNVIVGHKL
- a CDS encoding NADH-quinone oxidoreductase → FCSQCNDICPVNCLSMSNEFLLAHSDLYSKDLIVE